The window GGAGGAACGGCAGGAAGACCACCGCGGCCACGAGCACCCCCGCGAAGTCCGGGGTCTGCAGGCCGCCCCCGGCCGTCGACACGGGCGGCACGGCCACGCACAGCGCGACCAGCACGAGCCCCGCGACGAGCAGGAGGCCACCCGCGGTCCGTACGACGATCGTCGGGATCTTCAGCCCGGCGAACCCCGCCCCGGCCACCACGACGACGAAGGCCGCGGCGGCGAGTTCGCGGTGTACGGGGAAGACGTAGGCGCCGAACGCGATCGCGTAGACGGTCACTTCGGCGAGCCGGGCGACGGCCACCACGACCCGGTCGACCAGGACGTCCCCCGGTTCCGGGACCCGCGTCGTCACGCCCGCGGCGACCGCCGCCAGCACCAGCCCGGCCAGCAGCCACCAGCCGGCCCCCGCCGCCCCGGCCGCCAGCGCCACCAGCAGCCCACCGCCCAGCCGCACGCGGCCCTCCCTCTCCCTCTGTTCACCCGTGGTCCGGTCGTCATTAGCATGGCTCACGATCCCGACCGGGCCGGCGCCCGGTACACCGTGAACGCGCGAGGAGCCAGAAGTGACCGTGCCTAAGCTCGCCCTGTCCGACAACACCGGGGAGGCACTGGCCAAGACGCGCGCCGACGTGGTCGTCATCGGCACCCTGGCCGGCGAGGACGGCCCGCTGCTCGCCACCGGCGCCGCCGCCGTGGACGCCGCCTTCGACGGCCGGCTCGCCGGGCTGCTCGCCACCCTCGGTGCCAGCGGCAAGGCCGAAGAGGTCGTCAAGATCCCGACGCTGGGCAAGCTGGCGGCCGGGGTCGTGCTGGCCGTCGGCCTGGGCAAGGAGGGCGACGCCGTCACCCCCGAGCAGGTCCGCCGCGCCGCCGGAGCGGCCGGCCGCGCGCTGGCCGGCACCGACCGCGCGTTCGTGACGCTGTCGGAGCTCGACCTGCAGGCCGCCGTCGAGGGCACGATCCTCGGCTCGTACGTCTTCACGGCGTACCGCTCGGAGAAGGGTGACGCGCCGGTCGCGAAGGTCGACTTCGCGACCCCGGGAACCGGCACCGCCCGCGAGCACAAGGCGACACTGAAGGCCGCGACCAGCATCGCCGAGGCCGTCCTCACCGCCCGCGACCTGATCAACACCCCGCCGAACGACCTCTACCCGGCCTCCTTCGCCGACCGCGCGAAGAAGCTGGCCGAGGACAACGGCCTCGAGTTCGAGGTCCTCGACGAGAAAGCGTTGAAGCGCAAGGGCTTCGGCGGCATCCTCGGCGTCGGCGGCGGCTCGTCGCGCCCGCCGCGGCTGCTGCGCCTGGCCTACCAGCCGGCCAAGGCCGCCAAGAAGGTCGCGCTGGTCGGCAAGGGCATCACGTTCGACTCCGGCGGCATCTCCCTCAAGCCCGCCGCGAACATGGACCACATGACCTCGGACATGTCCGGCGCGGCCGGCGTGCTCGCCTCGGTGGTGCTGGCGGCCAAACTCAAGTACCCCCTGGAAGTCGTCGCGCACATCCCGCTGGCGGAGAACCTGCCGTCGGGGACGTCGTACCGGCCGGGCGACGTGCTGACCATGTACGGCGGCAAGACCGTCGAGGTCCTCAACACCGACGCCGAGGGACGGCTCGTCCTGGTCGACGCGATGGTCCGCGCGGCCGAGGAGAACCCGGACTACCTGATCGAGACCTCGACGCTGACCGGCGCCCAGGTCGTCGCGCTCGGCAACCGCACCGCCGGCGTGATGGGCTCGGACGACTTCCGCGACCGCGTCGCCGCGATCATGCAGGCCACCGGCGAAAACGGCTGGGCGATGCCGCTGCCGGAGGAGCTGCGCGCCGACCTCGACTCGCGCCTGGCCGACCTGGCCAACGTGACGGGCCACCGCTGGGGCGGCATGCTGGCCGCCGGAATCTTCCTGCGCGAGTTCGTCGCCGACGGCCTCGACTGGGTCCACATCGACATCGCGGGACCGTCGTTCAACACCGGCTCGCCGTGGGGCTACACCGGCAAGGGCGGCACGGGCGTCCCGGTCCGGACGATCGCCGCGGTGCTGGCGGACATCGCCGCCAACGGCTGAGTGGAGCCCGGCGAATACCTCGAAGCGGCGGTCCGGGACGTCCTGACCGCCGCTTCGTCCACTGTGGACGACCAGGTCGGGTACGCCGCCCTGCTCCTCGCCGTCACCGGCGCCCTCGACGACGCCGACCGGCTGGTCGAGCAATGGCAGGCGCGGACGGAACGGCCGGTGGACGCGCTGTGCGCCGGCCCGGTCCGGGCCCGCGCGTGGGCGATGCTCTTCGAAGCCCGCGGCGGCCGTCCGGACTGGGCCGAGGGCCTCCCGCCACTCGACCTCGACGCCGAAGAGCGCGCGCACACGACGTTCCTGCGCCGCCCGGTCTCGGACCTCGACGGAGTGCTCCCGCCGGGGCCGGTCGCCGAGGTGGTCAAGCACGTCGCCCCGGCCCGCCCGGACCACGTTCGCACCGCCCTCGCCGACAGCGACCTCGCCCGGTGGGCCGAGCTGGCCGGGCCGCGGCCCGACGTCGCGGCGCTCGCCGCGACGCGTGCCCTGGCCCCCGCGCTGGTGGCCGGCGCCGACCCGCTGGGCCTGCGCGACTGGGCTTCCGGCTGCGCGGGCGCGCTGGTGGCGGCGCTGCACGAGCGGTACCCGCCGGACCTCGGCGGCTGGCCGGAGCTGGTCGCGGAGATCCTGCGCCTGCGCGGCGGCGGCACCGCCCCGCCCCCGGCGTCGGAGGCG of the Amycolatopsis sp. NBC_01488 genome contains:
- a CDS encoding SMI1/KNR4 family protein gives rise to the protein MEPGEYLEAAVRDVLTAASSTVDDQVGYAALLLAVTGALDDADRLVEQWQARTERPVDALCAGPVRARAWAMLFEARGGRPDWAEGLPPLDLDAEERAHTTFLRRPVSDLDGVLPPGPVAEVVKHVAPARPDHVRTALADSDLARWAELAGPRPDVAALAATRALAPALVAGADPLGLRDWASGCAGALVAALHERYPPDLGGWPELVAEILRLRGGGTAPPPASEAAIRSAELRLGVELPADHREFLRTCDGLPADVVFPRLLGTADLRSENNVVVLAEPAELLLSGSHVIEVDPVLGTTVHPSFRAALVKHATLLAQAG
- a CDS encoding leucyl aminopeptidase, whose protein sequence is MTVPKLALSDNTGEALAKTRADVVVIGTLAGEDGPLLATGAAAVDAAFDGRLAGLLATLGASGKAEEVVKIPTLGKLAAGVVLAVGLGKEGDAVTPEQVRRAAGAAGRALAGTDRAFVTLSELDLQAAVEGTILGSYVFTAYRSEKGDAPVAKVDFATPGTGTAREHKATLKAATSIAEAVLTARDLINTPPNDLYPASFADRAKKLAEDNGLEFEVLDEKALKRKGFGGILGVGGGSSRPPRLLRLAYQPAKAAKKVALVGKGITFDSGGISLKPAANMDHMTSDMSGAAGVLASVVLAAKLKYPLEVVAHIPLAENLPSGTSYRPGDVLTMYGGKTVEVLNTDAEGRLVLVDAMVRAAEENPDYLIETSTLTGAQVVALGNRTAGVMGSDDFRDRVAAIMQATGENGWAMPLPEELRADLDSRLADLANVTGHRWGGMLAAGIFLREFVADGLDWVHIDIAGPSFNTGSPWGYTGKGGTGVPVRTIAAVLADIAANG